Proteins from a single region of Starkeya sp. ORNL1:
- a CDS encoding sugar ABC transporter ATP-binding protein, giving the protein MTAALARSPATDGTVAPVLRAERLGKEFGGVTVLSDASLDVRPGEIHAVIGENGAGKSTLMRLLSGYLRPSEGELLMDGEPIAFHAPSDAQAAGIALVHQEILLAEALTVTENIFIGREITRFGTLDERAMREAAAAQLAEIGCKVSPRARVGDISLANRQLVQIAKALLGTHRVVIFDEPTAVLTHDEVDPLLDIIVRLKQRGVAILYISHRLDEVERLADRVTVLRDGRKVGTYDAAGLTPQRMASLMVGREFASLYPPRLERELAEPALEIAHAHVPGFVRDVSFTLCKGEILGLAGMIGAGRTELFEGLLGLRPASFGAVRLHGRPVHFASPAQAAAAGLGYLTEDRKGKGLLLGERLAPNLTLAALDKVHPLAGLDLAGEARLLDQAVRSYDIRLRSRDAKAGQLSGGNQQKLLLAKVMLNDPTVIVIDEPTRGIDIANKSQIYAFIQSLAREGRSCIVISSEMQELIGLCDRILVMRAGRINGELTGDAMSESNVALYATSSVASEKPFEENAHG; this is encoded by the coding sequence ATGACGGCGGCGCTGGCGCGTTCCCCCGCAACGGACGGCACGGTCGCGCCCGTGCTTCGCGCCGAACGGCTCGGCAAGGAGTTTGGTGGCGTCACGGTGCTTTCCGACGCGTCGCTGGACGTCCGGCCGGGCGAGATCCATGCGGTGATCGGCGAGAACGGCGCGGGCAAGTCGACGCTGATGCGCCTGCTCTCCGGCTATCTCCGGCCGAGCGAAGGCGAGTTGCTGATGGATGGCGAGCCGATCGCCTTCCATGCGCCCTCGGATGCGCAGGCCGCCGGCATCGCGCTGGTGCACCAGGAGATCCTCCTCGCCGAAGCGCTGACCGTCACCGAGAACATCTTCATCGGCCGCGAGATCACCCGCTTCGGCACCCTCGACGAGCGCGCCATGCGCGAAGCCGCGGCCGCGCAGCTGGCCGAGATCGGCTGCAAGGTCTCGCCGCGCGCACGAGTCGGCGACATCTCGCTCGCCAACCGGCAGCTCGTGCAGATCGCCAAGGCTCTGCTCGGGACCCACCGCGTGGTGATCTTCGACGAGCCGACAGCCGTGCTGACCCATGACGAGGTCGACCCGCTGCTCGACATCATCGTCAGGCTGAAGCAGCGCGGCGTCGCCATCCTTTATATCAGCCACCGGCTCGACGAGGTGGAGCGGCTGGCCGATCGCGTCACCGTTCTGCGCGACGGACGCAAGGTCGGCACCTACGACGCGGCGGGCCTGACGCCGCAGCGTATGGCGAGCCTTATGGTCGGGCGGGAATTCGCCAGCCTGTATCCGCCGCGACTGGAGCGCGAGCTGGCGGAGCCGGCGCTCGAGATCGCGCACGCTCATGTCCCTGGCTTTGTACGGGACGTGTCGTTCACCCTGTGTAAGGGCGAGATCCTCGGCCTCGCCGGCATGATCGGCGCCGGGCGGACGGAGCTGTTCGAAGGGTTGCTGGGCCTGCGCCCGGCCAGCTTCGGCGCGGTGCGCCTGCACGGCAGGCCGGTTCATTTCGCATCCCCCGCGCAGGCGGCGGCCGCCGGCTTGGGATATCTGACCGAGGATCGCAAGGGCAAGGGCCTGCTGCTCGGCGAGCGCCTCGCGCCCAATCTCACCCTCGCCGCGCTCGACAAAGTGCATCCGCTCGCCGGCCTCGACCTCGCCGGCGAGGCGCGCCTGCTCGACCAGGCCGTGCGCAGCTACGACATCCGCCTGCGCAGCCGCGATGCCAAAGCGGGCCAGCTCTCCGGCGGCAACCAGCAGAAGCTGCTGCTCGCCAAGGTGATGCTGAACGATCCCACGGTCATCGTCATCGACGAGCCGACGCGCGGGATCGACATCGCCAACAAGAGTCAGATCTACGCTTTCATCCAGTCGCTGGCGCGCGAGGGCAGATCCTGCATCGTCATCTCCTCGGAAATGCAGGAACTGATCGGCCTGTGCGATCGCATCCTCGTCATGCGCGCCGGCCGGATCAATGGGGAACTCACCGGCGACGCCATGTCGGAGAGCAATGTCGCGCTTTACGCCACCAGCAGCGTGGCGAGCGAAAAACCATTTGAGGAAAACGCACATGGCTGA
- a CDS encoding ABC transporter permease, producing the protein MADVAAAPPRAQRNRSIGWGDAGPFLALAALVLIGFLINPDFLSANNIANVVTRSAFIGIIAIGATFVISSGGLDLSVGSMAAFITGVMILFMNWVTPSVGTAAIPLGMAVALVTGIACGLLNGTIVTVGRIEPFIATLGTMGIFRALITYMTDGGTVAIDRSLRDAYRPVYFGDVLGVPIPILVSLAVALVAAYVLYRTRYGRRCVAVGANEDVARYSGISVTRVRTMAFVIQGACVAIAAICYVPRLGAATPTTGLLWELQVITAVVIGGTALRGGRGRIWGTVAGAVILEFIANLMVLSDFVSEYLVAAVQGVIIIIAMLIQRMSKS; encoded by the coding sequence ATGGCTGATGTCGCAGCCGCGCCGCCGCGCGCCCAACGGAACCGGTCCATCGGCTGGGGCGATGCCGGCCCCTTCCTGGCGCTCGCCGCGCTGGTGTTGATCGGCTTTCTCATCAATCCCGATTTCCTGTCGGCCAACAACATCGCCAACGTCGTCACCCGAAGCGCCTTCATCGGCATCATCGCCATCGGCGCCACCTTCGTCATTTCCTCGGGCGGGCTCGACCTGTCGGTCGGCTCCATGGCCGCCTTCATCACCGGCGTGATGATCCTGTTCATGAACTGGGTGACGCCGAGCGTCGGCACGGCGGCGATCCCACTCGGCATGGCGGTGGCTCTGGTCACCGGCATCGCCTGCGGGCTGCTGAACGGGACCATCGTGACGGTCGGCCGCATCGAGCCCTTCATCGCCACGCTCGGCACGATGGGCATCTTCCGCGCGCTCATCACCTACATGACCGATGGCGGCACGGTGGCGATCGACCGCAGCCTTCGCGATGCCTACCGGCCGGTCTATTTCGGCGACGTGCTGGGCGTGCCGATCCCAATCCTGGTCTCGCTCGCGGTGGCGCTGGTGGCCGCCTATGTCCTCTACCGCACCCGCTACGGCCGCCGCTGCGTGGCGGTGGGCGCCAATGAGGACGTGGCGCGCTACTCCGGCATATCGGTCACCCGGGTGCGGACCATGGCGTTCGTCATCCAGGGCGCCTGCGTCGCGATCGCTGCCATCTGCTACGTCCCCCGGCTCGGCGCGGCCACGCCGACCACCGGATTGCTGTGGGAACTGCAGGTGATCACCGCTGTCGTCATCGGCGGGACGGCGTTGCGCGGCGGTCGGGGACGCATCTGGGGCACGGTCGCCGGCGCGGTGATCCTAGAGTTCATCGCCAACCTGATGGTCCTTTCCGACTTCGTCTCCGAGTACCTCGTCGCCGCGGTGCAGGGCGTGATCATCATCATCGCCATGCTGATCCAGCGGATGTCGAAGAGCTAG
- a CDS encoding substrate-binding domain-containing protein has protein sequence MLRNILLATSITMAVLAAGPASAAEKKTIAVSIPAADHGWTAGVVYHANAAAKEINKAFPDIEVIVKTSPSASAQVSAIEDLSATRKLDALVILPHSSEELTTPVKTIKEKGSFITVVDRGLNDPSIQDLYVAGDNIAVGFNTAKFLVEKMGGKGNLVVLRGIPTVIDDERIKGFKDGIAGSGLKVLDIQYANWNSDEAFKLMQDYLAKYPQIDAVWANDDDMLLGVLEAIKQSGRKEIKFALGGNGMKEIIQKVMAGDSVTPVETPYPPSMIKTAIYLTAAHFAGHAPVRGSFKLDAPLITKANAAEYYFPDSPF, from the coding sequence ATGCTCAGGAATATTCTGCTGGCCACCAGCATCACCATGGCTGTCCTGGCCGCCGGCCCGGCGTCCGCCGCCGAGAAGAAGACGATCGCGGTATCCATTCCCGCCGCCGACCATGGCTGGACCGCCGGCGTGGTCTATCATGCCAACGCCGCCGCCAAAGAGATCAACAAAGCCTTCCCGGACATCGAGGTAATTGTGAAGACCTCGCCCTCGGCGAGCGCGCAGGTCAGCGCCATCGAGGATCTCTCCGCGACCCGCAAGCTCGACGCGCTGGTCATCCTGCCGCATTCGTCCGAGGAACTGACGACGCCGGTGAAGACGATCAAGGAGAAGGGCAGCTTCATCACCGTCGTCGATCGCGGCCTGAATGATCCGAGCATCCAGGATCTCTATGTTGCCGGCGACAACATCGCGGTCGGCTTCAACACCGCGAAGTTCCTGGTCGAGAAGATGGGCGGCAAGGGCAATCTCGTCGTGCTGCGCGGCATCCCCACGGTGATCGACGACGAGCGCATCAAGGGCTTCAAGGACGGCATTGCCGGCAGCGGGCTCAAGGTGCTCGATATCCAGTATGCGAACTGGAATAGTGACGAGGCCTTCAAGCTGATGCAGGACTATCTCGCCAAGTATCCGCAGATCGATGCAGTTTGGGCCAACGACGACGACATGCTGCTTGGCGTCCTCGAGGCGATCAAGCAATCCGGCCGCAAGGAGATCAAGTTCGCGCTTGGCGGCAACGGCATGAAGGAGATCATCCAGAAGGTGATGGCGGGCGACTCCGTGACGCCGGTGGAGACGCCCTATCCGCCGTCCATGATCAAGACTGCGATCTACCTCACCGCGGCGCATTTCGCCGGTCATGCGCCGGTGCGCGGCTCGTTCAAGCTAGACGCGCCGCTGATCACCAAGGCGAACGCCGCCGAATACTATTTCCCGGACTCGCCGTTCTGA